From the Rhodoferax mekongensis genome, one window contains:
- the dprA gene encoding DNA-processing protein DprA — MDAEELRSWLRLELTSGVGNVTARSLLQHFGLPNSIFEATESELRVCVTERQAEALLQVPQGLDELVDLTRHWLQAAPDQRRVLTLGDNDYPLALLDTEDPPLMLYAMGQVQDLASGFARCAHRGVAVVGSRNPTPQGIQNARQFSAALGQAGLTVVSGLALGIDGAAHEGALEGSFKDELATIAVVGTGLDRVYPKAQLDLAHRIAARGVLLSEYPLGTPPLSANFPKRNRIISGLCKGTLVVEAALKSGSLITARMAVEQGKEVFAIPGSIHSTQARGCHALIKQGAKLVESAQDILDELNLMTDARATSTTTHGTGEVSPSAATSLSSLENGLLDALGFEPTSLDVLQNRSGMDTATLQALLMGLELSGFVARLPGSKFQRLGTA, encoded by the coding sequence ATGGATGCGGAGGAGCTGCGCAGCTGGCTGCGCCTTGAGTTGACCAGCGGCGTCGGTAACGTCACCGCCCGCAGTCTGCTTCAGCATTTCGGACTCCCGAACTCCATCTTTGAGGCCACGGAGTCTGAACTCCGGGTTTGTGTCACTGAGCGGCAGGCTGAGGCCCTTTTACAAGTACCGCAGGGCCTCGATGAGCTGGTTGACCTTACCCGGCATTGGCTACAGGCAGCTCCCGATCAGCGGCGCGTGTTGACTTTGGGCGATAACGACTACCCACTCGCGCTGCTTGACACCGAAGATCCGCCCCTGATGCTGTATGCAATGGGGCAGGTACAGGACCTGGCTTCCGGTTTCGCACGGTGTGCACATCGAGGCGTTGCGGTCGTGGGCAGCCGAAACCCCACGCCACAGGGCATTCAGAACGCCAGACAGTTCAGCGCAGCCCTTGGACAAGCCGGGTTGACTGTGGTGTCAGGCTTGGCATTAGGTATCGATGGTGCTGCCCACGAAGGCGCATTAGAGGGCAGCTTCAAGGATGAGCTCGCCACCATTGCAGTGGTGGGCACAGGATTGGACCGGGTCTACCCCAAAGCCCAACTGGACTTGGCCCATCGGATTGCCGCACGCGGAGTTCTTCTGAGCGAGTATCCGCTGGGAACCCCACCCTTATCGGCCAACTTCCCCAAACGCAACCGCATTATTTCCGGCCTCTGCAAGGGTACTTTGGTCGTCGAGGCAGCCTTGAAATCCGGTTCATTGATCACGGCTCGCATGGCCGTCGAACAGGGTAAAGAAGTATTCGCCATTCCGGGATCCATCCATTCCACCCAAGCACGGGGTTGCCATGCGCTGATCAAGCAAGGCGCAAAATTGGTGGAATCTGCGCAAGACATCCTGGATGAACTGAATTTGATGACTGATGCGCGGGCTACGTCGACCACAACCCATGGTACCGGCGAAGTCAGCCCATCTGCCGCGACTTCCCTCTCTTCCTTAGAGAACGGTTTGCTGGATGCTTTGGGGTTCGAACCTACCAGCCTTGACGTACTTCAAAACCGCAGCGGAATGGATACCGCTACACTGCAAGCTCTCTTGATGGGTCTCGAGCTATCCGGTTTTGTGGCGCGGTTGCCCGGTAGCAAGTTCCAGCGTCTCGGAACAGCCTAA
- a CDS encoding AzlC family ABC transporter permease has product MFFLAENRRHPEFRRGFADMAGVAPGIAAWGLMTGVAMVKSGLSTVEALLMATTVFAGSSQLAAMPLIQAGAPMWVILATGFCVNLRFVVFSAHLRPYLMHLPRWQRLVTGYLSADLTYVLFTKHYPHPGGNADERAAQMAYLAGNGGINWASWVTSSVVGVILANFVPTSWGLGFAGILALVGMLASLANTRMRWVSAGVAGSAAVAAFALPLKLNILVAIAAAVTVCLLLEARISATTEERRVA; this is encoded by the coding sequence ATGTTTTTTCTCGCCGAGAACCGCCGGCACCCGGAATTCCGCCGGGGCTTTGCCGACATGGCGGGCGTAGCCCCCGGCATTGCGGCCTGGGGTTTGATGACCGGTGTGGCCATGGTCAAGTCCGGGCTGAGCACCGTGGAAGCGCTACTCATGGCCACTACGGTCTTTGCTGGTAGTTCACAGTTGGCGGCCATGCCGCTGATTCAGGCGGGCGCTCCCATGTGGGTGATTCTGGCCACCGGGTTTTGTGTGAATCTTCGGTTTGTGGTGTTCAGTGCGCATTTGCGGCCCTACCTGATGCACTTGCCGCGCTGGCAACGTCTGGTCACGGGTTACCTGTCTGCGGACTTGACCTACGTGTTGTTCACCAAGCACTATCCCCACCCCGGCGGCAACGCGGACGAGCGCGCAGCGCAGATGGCCTATCTGGCAGGCAACGGAGGCATCAACTGGGCGAGCTGGGTCACGAGCAGTGTGGTGGGCGTGATTCTGGCCAACTTTGTTCCCACTTCGTGGGGCTTGGGTTTTGCCGGCATTCTGGCTTTGGTAGGCATGTTGGCATCATTGGCCAACACCCGCATGCGTTGGGTGTCTGCCGGAGTGGCAGGGTCGGCGGCGGTGGCCGCCTTTGCCTTGCCGCTCAAGCTCAATATTCTGGTCGCCATTGCAGCCGCTGTGACGGTGTGTTTGCTCCTGGAGGCGCGTATTTCTGCAACTACCGAAGAACGGCGGGTGGCCTGA
- a CDS encoding phosphoglycerate kinase encodes MQVIRFSDLVAQGQMAGKRVFIRADLNVPQDDAGHITEDTRIRASIPCIEMALKAGAAVMVTSHLGRPTEGEFKPEDSLAPVAQRMGELMGREIPVLVNWTDGVTVAPGQLVMLENCRVNKGEKKNNEELAKKMAALCDIFVHDAFGTAHRAEASTYGIAQFAPIACAGPLLAAEMDAISKALLAPKRPLVAIVAGSKVSTKLTILKSLAANVDQLIVGGGIANTFMLAAGLKIGKSLAEPDLLAEATAVIEAMKARGAAVPIPTDVVTAKTFAADAPATIKAATEVADDDLILDIGPQTAQALAEQLKKAGTIVWNGPVGVFEFAAFENGTKVIAHAIAESSAFSIAGGGDTLAAIAKYGIEKQVGYISTGGGAFLEVLEGKTLPAFEILGKRAAG; translated from the coding sequence ATGCAAGTGATCCGTTTCTCCGATCTGGTGGCCCAAGGCCAAATGGCCGGCAAGCGCGTGTTTATCCGCGCGGACCTGAACGTTCCCCAGGACGACGCAGGCCACATCACCGAGGACACCCGCATCCGCGCCAGCATTCCCTGCATCGAAATGGCCCTGAAAGCCGGTGCCGCCGTGATGGTGACCAGCCATTTGGGTCGCCCCACCGAGGGCGAGTTCAAGCCCGAAGACTCTTTGGCACCCGTTGCCCAGCGCATGGGCGAGCTGATGGGCCGTGAGATTCCGGTGCTGGTGAACTGGACCGATGGCGTAACCGTTGCTCCCGGCCAGCTGGTGATGCTGGAAAACTGCCGCGTCAACAAGGGTGAGAAAAAGAACAACGAAGAGCTCGCCAAGAAAATGGCAGCGCTGTGCGACATCTTTGTGCACGATGCCTTCGGCACCGCCCACCGGGCAGAGGCCTCGACCTACGGCATCGCCCAGTTCGCGCCCATCGCCTGTGCTGGCCCCCTGTTGGCCGCTGAAATGGACGCCATCTCCAAAGCCCTGCTGGCGCCCAAGCGCCCCTTGGTGGCCATCGTGGCGGGTTCCAAAGTGTCGACCAAACTGACTATTCTCAAGAGCCTGGCAGCCAATGTGGACCAGCTCATTGTGGGCGGAGGCATTGCCAACACCTTCATGCTGGCGGCCGGCTTAAAGATCGGCAAGAGCTTGGCGGAGCCTGATTTGCTGGCAGAGGCGACTGCAGTGATCGAAGCCATGAAGGCCCGTGGTGCGGCCGTGCCTATCCCCACCGATGTGGTGACTGCCAAAACCTTTGCGGCCGATGCGCCCGCCACCATCAAGGCGGCGACCGAGGTGGCAGACGACGACCTGATTCTCGATATCGGCCCCCAAACCGCCCAAGCCCTGGCCGAGCAACTCAAGAAGGCCGGCACGATTGTGTGGAATGGCCCGGTCGGCGTGTTTGAGTTCGCGGCCTTTGAGAACGGCACCAAAGTAATCGCTCACGCCATTGCCGAGAGCAGCGCCTTCAGCATTGCCGGCGGTGGCGACACACTGGCCGCCATTGCGAAGTACGGCATTGAAAAACAGGTGGGTTACATTTCCACCGGCGGTGGTGCTTTCCTGGAAGTGCTGGAAGGCAAAACCCTGCCGGCCTTCGAAATTCTGGGCAAGCGCGCTGCGGGCTGA
- a CDS encoding DUF494 family protein yields the protein MFEVLAFVYENYYAEDGCPEPAHLQRKLNAVGFDEDEISEALDWLSGLGSAARFARPAVTDSPTVLHSTWLHLPSSRSARVYSVQEQNQLGPVCLGYLSFMESAGILPAHIREVVMDRSMAITSAPISLDDLKIIILMVFWTFGQEPDALVLDELCNDHEIRIVH from the coding sequence ATGTTCGAAGTCCTCGCCTTTGTTTACGAAAACTATTACGCAGAAGACGGTTGCCCGGAGCCGGCTCACCTGCAACGAAAACTCAATGCGGTAGGCTTTGACGAGGATGAAATCTCTGAAGCCCTCGACTGGTTGTCGGGTCTGGGCAGTGCGGCAAGATTTGCCCGACCCGCTGTAACCGATTCGCCTACGGTGCTGCACAGCACCTGGCTGCACCTTCCATCCAGCCGCAGTGCCCGGGTGTATTCAGTGCAAGAGCAGAACCAGCTGGGTCCCGTGTGTTTGGGATATTTGAGCTTTATGGAGAGTGCGGGTATCTTGCCGGCGCACATCCGGGAAGTAGTGATGGACCGCAGCATGGCTATTACCAGCGCCCCGATCAGCTTGGATGACTTGAAGATCATCATCCTCATGGTGTTCTGGACATTCGGGCAGGAACCCGACGCCTTGGTACTGGATGAGCTCTGCAACGACCACGAAATCCGAATCGTGCACTAA
- the def gene encoding peptide deformylase — protein sequence MALLPILCYPDTRLHTVAKPVSQVDDRIRTLTADMLETMYDAKGIGLAATQIDVHERVIVIDVSEDRDQPMVLINPELVWTSPTTHLNEEGCLSVPGIYDGVTRFDAVHCKALDANGQSRVIEADGLLAVCIQHEMDHLMGKVFVEYLSPLKRNRIKTKMIKAKREEAR from the coding sequence ATGGCTCTACTTCCCATTCTCTGTTACCCCGACACCCGTCTTCACACCGTGGCCAAGCCGGTCAGCCAGGTGGATGACCGTATCCGCACCCTGACAGCGGACATGCTTGAAACCATGTACGACGCTAAAGGCATTGGCCTCGCGGCTACCCAGATCGATGTGCATGAGCGCGTGATCGTGATTGACGTGTCCGAGGACCGCGACCAGCCCATGGTCCTGATCAACCCGGAACTCGTTTGGACCAGCCCGACCACTCACCTCAATGAAGAAGGTTGCCTGTCGGTTCCCGGTATCTACGACGGTGTCACGCGCTTTGACGCCGTGCATTGCAAGGCGCTGGACGCAAATGGCCAAAGTCGTGTCATTGAAGCGGATGGCTTGTTGGCTGTTTGCATTCAGCACGAAATGGACCATTTGATGGGAAAAGTGTTCGTGGAGTACCTCTCGCCACTGAAGCGCAACCGCATCAAAACCAAAATGATCAAAGCCAAGCGCGAGGAAGCGCGCTAA
- the fmt gene encoding methionyl-tRNA formyltransferase: MRIIFAGTPEFARLALAELHAAGHTIALVMSQPDRPAGRGMKLQASAVKQFALEHSIPVAQPRSLRLDGKFLEDAAAARQAIADAKADVMVVAAYGLILPQWVLDDMAAPHADGRVRFGCLNIHGSLLPRWRGAAPIHRAIELGDPETGVTIMQMDAGLDTGDMLLKESLPIAADDTTATLHDKVASLGARMIVQTLDLASQGALQPRRQPDEGVTYAHKIEKEEAPIRWADDASSIVRRIRAFNPFPGATAVMQGETLKVWGAKVGNGTASEKYGRIVAVAPEGIAVAAMNSIVIITELQRPGGKRMAVSDFLRGMPLEVGAQFELQASAAPAT; this comes from the coding sequence TTGCGCATCATTTTTGCCGGGACTCCCGAGTTCGCCCGTCTTGCACTGGCCGAATTGCATGCTGCCGGGCACACCATTGCCCTCGTGATGAGTCAGCCCGACAGGCCGGCCGGGCGGGGCATGAAACTCCAGGCTTCCGCAGTCAAGCAGTTTGCGCTTGAGCATTCCATACCGGTGGCGCAGCCGCGCAGTCTGCGGCTCGATGGCAAATTTCTTGAAGATGCTGCGGCGGCACGACAGGCCATCGCTGATGCGAAAGCCGACGTCATGGTGGTGGCCGCTTACGGCTTGATTCTTCCCCAATGGGTGCTGGATGATATGGCCGCGCCACATGCGGATGGACGAGTACGCTTTGGGTGCCTGAATATCCACGGCTCATTGCTTCCCCGCTGGCGCGGCGCGGCCCCCATCCACCGGGCGATCGAGCTGGGTGATCCGGAGACCGGCGTCACCATCATGCAGATGGACGCGGGTCTCGACACCGGTGACATGTTGCTCAAGGAGTCACTACCAATTGCAGCAGACGACACCACCGCCACACTGCACGACAAAGTAGCCTCGCTGGGTGCCCGCATGATTGTGCAAACCCTGGATCTGGCCTCCCAAGGCGCGCTCCAGCCCCGGCGCCAGCCGGACGAGGGAGTGACCTACGCCCACAAAATCGAAAAAGAAGAAGCACCCATCCGTTGGGCGGATGACGCAAGCAGCATCGTCCGCCGCATCCGGGCATTTAACCCTTTTCCCGGCGCCACGGCCGTGATGCAAGGCGAAACACTCAAGGTATGGGGTGCCAAAGTCGGGAACGGTACTGCCTCCGAAAAATATGGACGTATTGTGGCCGTTGCGCCCGAAGGTATTGCGGTGGCTGCTATGAATTCCATAGTAATCATCACGGAGCTGCAGCGTCCGGGCGGCAAGCGCATGGCCGTGTCAGACTTCTTGCGCGGCATGCCGTTGGAGGTGGGTGCGCAGTTTGAGTTGCAGGCCTCTGCAGCGCCGGCCACCTGA
- a CDS encoding diguanylate cyclase has translation MNAAATHTAALLDSTHGKPKVLVVDDQPLPMELLVQTLCDDYQLYMATSGEQALALCRSDPPDLVLLDVLMPGMDGFSVCKALKANPATAAIPVIFVTARADPGQETHGLSLGAVDFIAKPINPAVVRARVHTHLTLKFQADMLKKLVLLDGLSGVFNRRYFDQQLASEWGRSTRSGLPLSLILVDVDHFSAYNARYGHQAGDDCLRLIAVALKGVLRRPADLVARFAGEEFACLLPDTSPADVRKLANDMAQRVRDLGQLQPGHTAMQHITVSIGLVTRTHAAAGQVDGFLQEVSAQLALAKASGPGQIRSTVILGTPAATAA, from the coding sequence ATGAACGCCGCTGCCACCCACACTGCTGCCCTGCTGGACAGCACCCACGGCAAGCCCAAGGTTCTGGTAGTAGACGACCAGCCCCTGCCCATGGAATTGCTGGTGCAGACCCTGTGCGACGACTACCAGCTCTACATGGCCACCAGTGGCGAGCAGGCTCTGGCACTTTGTCGCAGTGATCCGCCGGACCTGGTGCTGCTGGATGTGCTGATGCCGGGGATGGACGGCTTCTCAGTGTGCAAGGCGCTCAAGGCCAACCCGGCGACTGCCGCCATACCGGTGATTTTTGTGACAGCCCGCGCCGACCCCGGACAGGAAACCCATGGCCTGAGCCTGGGGGCGGTGGACTTTATTGCCAAGCCCATCAACCCTGCCGTAGTGCGCGCCAGAGTGCATACCCACCTCACACTCAAGTTCCAGGCCGACATGCTCAAAAAGCTGGTGCTTCTGGACGGCCTGTCAGGCGTGTTCAACCGGCGCTATTTCGACCAGCAGCTGGCATCAGAGTGGGGGCGCTCCACGCGCAGCGGCTTGCCGCTTTCCTTGATTCTGGTGGATGTGGATCATTTCAGCGCCTACAACGCGCGCTATGGGCATCAGGCTGGTGATGATTGCCTGCGCCTCATCGCCGTGGCACTCAAAGGTGTGCTTCGACGACCGGCCGACCTGGTGGCCCGGTTTGCCGGGGAAGAATTTGCATGCCTGCTGCCGGACACCTCGCCTGCAGACGTCCGCAAGCTGGCCAATGACATGGCCCAGCGCGTGCGCGATTTGGGCCAGCTGCAGCCGGGCCATACCGCCATGCAACACATCACCGTAAGCATCGGGCTGGTGACACGCACCCATGCCGCGGCGGGACAGGTTGACGGCTTTTTGCAAGAAGTCAGCGCCCAACTCGCGCTGGCCAAAGCCAGCGGGCCCGGCCAGATACGCAGCACGGTGATACTGGGCACGCCAGCCGCCACTGCAGCCTGA
- a CDS encoding DUF1631 family protein → MATGPTLSPRLQLTRALRERFLAEAGKALLEISGAVQERLTALMDELTNARESQLRRDIWMAYKQSRPVWIDGTTKVWRECLEPPKQKKATGLESAGLELVGTEVVENKILASRMVLAVNEKVLPQLDDLRIRIKYLEGTEDLEGHDLLRPEVLVLLLVEQWAKSGMPGESWPMVTEVVQRLLIERLIVAYKNANDLLISKGVMPTIELKDRVKSPTKSALPRPRAPVTGVDAPPPEHGSSGYGDMGYGDAGYPQGQFAQGQYPQQGGGYGATGFASPTGRAGLRQGYAAPQGGGAASGHGGVEQVNSAPRSGGGFFSGRLGWGGTSSSSATAGGMASGPASGPQGVSTSTPTPFWRQSSGASSTPGQAYGAAEETRMLTATTPLARARSRAQGVIGQIRKLFVAHGGGDFVGTEHYAPSPALAAAMAYQPAGGAGYAAGGTMYEDYSPAGVAKVAGDLREKSAELKKKAETKGEKATIEIVALMFQAILAEERIPPGIRVWFARLQMPVLRVALEDPDFFGTATHPARMLIDRMGSCVMGFDAAGVHGSAMEAEIKRIVQVIEQYPETGKKVYQIVFDEFQKFLSKFLTEKGPAQKVVGVAQQVEQKETLAIQYTIEMRNMLKDMPVRDEIRDFLFKVWAEVLAVAAVRKGPQHADTLVLKKSATDLVWAASAKPNRADRAKVIQDLPNLLLRLRSGMTLLAMAPSEQEAHVKRISDTLADAFMSKTQAIPQAKIDAMAQRLGNLEDFVSEDGMGDLPLDAESIEMMLGIDASAIEVVANGGSKPTAAMMAWAQELQLGTWYTLDHNNQITQVQFAWRSDRKHLNLFASTSGKSFLIQGGRLAAYLQAGLLLPQEEEALTVRATRDALAKLEANPERLLT, encoded by the coding sequence ATGGCTACCGGTCCCACGCTCTCCCCCCGTTTGCAGCTTACGCGCGCACTGCGTGAGCGATTTCTTGCTGAGGCCGGCAAGGCACTGCTGGAGATCAGTGGGGCAGTCCAGGAGCGTTTGACCGCGCTGATGGATGAGCTGACCAATGCCCGTGAGTCTCAGTTGCGCCGGGATATCTGGATGGCCTACAAGCAAAGTCGGCCGGTATGGATTGACGGAACCACCAAGGTCTGGCGTGAGTGCCTGGAGCCGCCCAAGCAGAAGAAGGCAACGGGCTTGGAGTCTGCAGGTTTGGAGCTGGTAGGCACCGAAGTGGTGGAGAACAAGATTCTCGCCTCACGCATGGTGTTGGCGGTGAACGAAAAAGTATTGCCCCAGTTGGATGACTTGCGCATCCGCATCAAGTACCTTGAGGGGACGGAGGATCTGGAAGGGCATGATCTATTGCGGCCCGAAGTTCTGGTCCTGCTGCTCGTCGAACAGTGGGCGAAATCCGGGATGCCCGGAGAGTCGTGGCCAATGGTCACCGAAGTGGTCCAGCGCCTTCTGATTGAGCGCTTGATCGTGGCCTACAAAAATGCCAACGATTTGCTGATCAGCAAAGGTGTGATGCCGACCATTGAGTTGAAGGACCGCGTCAAGTCACCCACCAAGTCTGCATTGCCGCGACCGCGTGCCCCGGTAACCGGTGTCGACGCCCCCCCTCCAGAACATGGCTCCAGTGGCTATGGGGACATGGGCTATGGCGATGCGGGATATCCGCAAGGCCAGTTCGCCCAAGGCCAATACCCCCAGCAGGGTGGTGGCTACGGAGCGACCGGGTTCGCCTCTCCAACTGGACGCGCAGGTTTGCGGCAGGGTTATGCGGCGCCTCAAGGGGGCGGTGCAGCTTCAGGGCATGGTGGTGTTGAGCAAGTGAATTCGGCTCCACGCTCTGGCGGAGGCTTTTTCAGTGGTCGCTTGGGTTGGGGTGGTACTTCGTCAAGTAGTGCTACGGCAGGTGGCATGGCGAGTGGACCTGCATCCGGGCCACAAGGAGTCAGTACTTCGACCCCCACGCCCTTCTGGCGCCAGTCGTCCGGTGCGAGTAGCACCCCCGGGCAGGCCTATGGAGCCGCTGAAGAGACTCGTATGCTGACTGCTACAACGCCTTTGGCACGTGCGAGGAGTCGAGCGCAAGGTGTCATCGGACAAATCCGTAAATTGTTTGTAGCACATGGCGGTGGCGACTTTGTGGGCACCGAACATTACGCGCCGTCTCCAGCCTTGGCGGCTGCCATGGCTTATCAGCCGGCTGGTGGGGCAGGGTACGCCGCTGGTGGCACGATGTACGAAGATTACAGTCCTGCGGGCGTTGCGAAAGTTGCAGGCGACTTGCGTGAGAAGTCTGCCGAACTGAAGAAAAAAGCAGAAACCAAAGGGGAGAAAGCGACCATTGAGATAGTGGCGCTCATGTTTCAGGCCATTCTCGCGGAGGAGCGCATTCCGCCCGGAATTCGCGTCTGGTTTGCCCGTTTGCAGATGCCGGTTCTGCGCGTGGCCTTGGAGGACCCTGACTTTTTTGGTACGGCAACCCACCCGGCCCGTATGCTGATTGATCGGATGGGTTCCTGCGTTATGGGTTTTGATGCTGCAGGCGTTCATGGAAGTGCCATGGAAGCCGAGATCAAGCGTATTGTTCAGGTGATCGAACAGTATCCGGAGACGGGCAAAAAGGTCTACCAGATCGTTTTTGACGAGTTTCAGAAATTTTTGTCCAAGTTCCTGACAGAAAAGGGTCCCGCACAAAAGGTGGTCGGAGTTGCTCAGCAAGTCGAACAGAAGGAAACGCTGGCAATCCAATACACGATCGAGATGCGGAACATGCTCAAGGACATGCCTGTCCGTGACGAGATCCGTGACTTCCTATTCAAGGTGTGGGCCGAGGTTCTGGCTGTGGCCGCAGTCCGCAAAGGCCCGCAACATGCGGACACGCTGGTGCTAAAAAAGTCAGCCACGGATCTTGTATGGGCGGCCAGTGCCAAGCCCAACCGTGCAGACCGGGCCAAAGTGATTCAAGATTTGCCAAATTTGTTGCTCCGTTTGCGTTCCGGAATGACCTTGCTGGCCATGGCTCCGTCTGAGCAAGAAGCCCACGTGAAGCGGATCAGTGATACCTTGGCGGATGCTTTCATGTCGAAGACACAGGCTATTCCGCAAGCGAAAATTGATGCCATGGCCCAGCGTCTTGGCAACCTGGAAGACTTCGTGTCTGAGGACGGCATGGGAGACCTACCGCTGGACGCCGAAAGTATCGAAATGATGTTGGGTATCGATGCATCGGCAATCGAGGTGGTGGCCAATGGTGGCTCCAAACCAACCGCAGCCATGATGGCTTGGGCCCAAGAACTCCAGCTCGGAACTTGGTACACACTGGACCATAACAACCAGATTACCCAGGTGCAATTTGCTTGGCGTAGCGATCGCAAACACCTCAACCTGTTTGCCTCGACCTCGGGAAAAAGTTTCCTGATTCAGGGTGGGCGTTTGGCGGCTTATTTGCAAGCCGGCCTCCTTTTGCCCCAAGAAGAAGAGGCACTCACCGTACGCGCTACGCGCGATGCGTTGGCCAAGCTCGAGGCCAATCCCGAGCGTTTGCTTACCTGA
- a CDS encoding AzlD domain-containing protein: MANWLANTDVWTVLTILGLACVTVVARSFFFIFDKDWVMPTWAQRGLQYAPIAALSAVIVPEIVMLQGQMIHTLKDARLYAVAGGLAYFFWRRGQGQAVLGTILSGMAVYLPLHVGLGW, encoded by the coding sequence ATGGCAAACTGGTTGGCGAACACCGATGTATGGACGGTGCTCACCATCCTGGGGCTGGCCTGTGTGACCGTGGTCGCGCGCTCGTTTTTCTTCATTTTTGACAAAGACTGGGTCATGCCGACGTGGGCGCAACGGGGGCTTCAATATGCCCCGATTGCAGCCTTGTCTGCGGTCATCGTGCCGGAGATCGTGATGTTGCAAGGCCAGATGATTCACACCCTGAAAGATGCCCGCCTCTATGCGGTCGCAGGCGGTCTGGCTTATTTCTTCTGGCGGCGCGGTCAAGGGCAGGCGGTATTGGGCACCATTCTGTCGGGGATGGCGGTGTACCTGCCGCTGCACGTAGGGCTGGGCTGGTAG
- a CDS encoding LysM peptidoglycan-binding domain-containing protein — MTTHLMAKSRLAIAALAALAGALATSATWAQNFPITSGQRQTATAVAQKGVPLSELAANAPDRYTVKSGDTLWGISSLFLKSPWRWPELWGMNLDEIKNPHRIYPGQILILERANGVATLKLANPVGESAAAPETVRVSPRTRFETLPDFALPTLRTSVIEAFLAEPMIVDAAGLSAAARIVATQEERVLLARGDRAYARGTETPLLDNQNKEQLFRVFRNATPLKDPGTGEILAYEAQYVGKATLARGESTTDVNGPEGSTLSAVVPATIDIISAKEEMRVGDRLLPEPPKQFASYTPRAPEGRIAGRIVSVYGSTSIVNASQNQVVAINLGKRDGIESGHVLAIQKDGARIVDKSDPTKPLMKLPDERNGLLMVFSTYERVSYALILEIIDGVRVGDRLINPR, encoded by the coding sequence ATGACGACACACCTGATGGCGAAATCCCGCTTGGCAATTGCCGCCTTGGCTGCACTGGCGGGCGCGCTGGCGACTTCCGCCACGTGGGCGCAGAATTTCCCGATCACCAGCGGGCAGCGCCAAACGGCCACTGCAGTCGCCCAAAAAGGGGTGCCACTGAGTGAGCTGGCCGCCAATGCCCCGGACCGCTACACCGTCAAAAGTGGCGACACACTGTGGGGCATCTCCTCCTTGTTCCTCAAGAGCCCGTGGCGCTGGCCTGAGCTGTGGGGCATGAATCTGGATGAAATCAAGAACCCCCACCGCATTTACCCCGGCCAGATTTTGATTTTGGAGCGCGCCAATGGCGTCGCCACTCTGAAGCTGGCCAATCCGGTTGGAGAGAGCGCCGCGGCCCCGGAGACCGTGCGCGTCAGCCCGCGGACCCGCTTTGAGACCCTGCCAGACTTCGCGTTGCCCACCCTGCGCACCAGCGTCATTGAGGCATTCCTCGCAGAGCCCATGATCGTGGACGCCGCGGGCCTGAGCGCCGCCGCCCGCATTGTGGCGACGCAGGAAGAGCGCGTACTTCTGGCGCGAGGCGATCGCGCATATGCGCGTGGCACAGAGACTCCTTTGCTGGACAACCAGAACAAGGAGCAACTGTTCCGCGTATTCCGCAATGCGACGCCTTTGAAAGACCCCGGTACCGGCGAAATCCTGGCCTATGAAGCCCAGTACGTGGGCAAGGCGACTTTGGCCCGAGGCGAAAGCACTACTGATGTGAACGGGCCGGAGGGCAGCACCCTCAGTGCCGTCGTTCCCGCCACCATCGACATCATTTCTGCCAAGGAAGAGATGCGTGTGGGTGACCGGCTGTTGCCTGAGCCCCCCAAACAGTTTGCAAGCTACACGCCCCGTGCGCCCGAGGGCCGGATCGCAGGTCGCATCGTGTCTGTGTATGGCAGCACGTCCATCGTCAATGCATCCCAAAATCAGGTCGTTGCGATCAATCTGGGTAAGCGGGATGGCATTGAAAGCGGGCATGTACTTGCAATCCAGAAAGATGGTGCCCGTATCGTGGACAAGTCAGACCCGACCAAACCGCTGATGAAGTTGCCTGACGAGCGCAACGGGCTGCTCATGGTTTTCAGTACCTATGAGCGCGTGTCTTATGCACTGATCCTCGAAATCATCGATGGCGTGCGCGTGGGTGACCGCCTGATCAATCCCCGCTGA